Proteins encoded by one window of uncultured Draconibacterium sp.:
- a CDS encoding dihydroorotate dehydrogenase, whose product MVDLKVKLHDIEFKNPVTLASGTCGFARETAEFFEPGLLGGYFLKGTTLKNRDGNNYPRMAETPSGMLNAVGLQNKGIDYFIENIYPDIVDYDTQLIINVNGSTVEDYIALTEKVNELDKINAIELNISCPNVKEGGMAFGVSCPGAEMVTREVRKVYDKTMIVKLSPNVTDITEIAKAVEGQGADAVSLVNTFLGMAIDAEKRTPLLSTITGGLSGPAIKPIALRMVWQVANAVKIPVVGIGGIMNAADAIEFMLAGASIVQVGTAIFKDPMIPVKIVEGIEDYLKRHNMQSASELIGALQV is encoded by the coding sequence ATGGTAGATTTAAAAGTAAAATTACACGATATAGAATTTAAAAATCCGGTAACACTGGCTTCGGGAACGTGCGGATTTGCACGCGAAACAGCTGAATTCTTTGAGCCAGGCTTGCTTGGAGGTTATTTTCTGAAAGGCACAACGCTTAAAAACCGCGATGGTAATAACTACCCGCGAATGGCGGAAACCCCGTCGGGCATGCTAAATGCTGTGGGGTTACAAAATAAAGGCATCGATTACTTTATTGAAAACATTTATCCTGATATTGTTGACTATGATACACAATTGATTATAAATGTAAACGGATCTACTGTTGAGGATTATATTGCTTTAACCGAGAAAGTTAATGAACTGGATAAAATAAATGCCATTGAACTGAATATCTCGTGCCCTAACGTGAAGGAAGGCGGAATGGCCTTTGGTGTGAGCTGCCCTGGAGCCGAAATGGTAACCCGCGAAGTACGTAAAGTTTACGATAAAACAATGATCGTGAAATTGTCGCCAAATGTTACCGATATTACAGAAATTGCCAAAGCTGTAGAAGGACAGGGGGCGGATGCCGTATCATTAGTAAATACCTTTTTGGGAATGGCCATTGATGCTGAAAAAAGAACACCTCTTTTATCTACCATAACTGGCGGATTATCCGGTCCGGCAATTAAACCGATTGCACTGCGCATGGTTTGGCAGGTTGCAAATGCTGTTAAAATCCCTGTTGTTGGAATTGGCGGAATAATGAATGCTGCCGATGCTATTGAATTTATGCTGGCAGGAGCTTCCATAGTGCAGGTTGGTACAGCCATATTTAAAGACCCGATGATTCCGGTGAAGATTGTTGAAGGCATTGAAGATTATCTGAAACGC
- a CDS encoding helix-turn-helix transcriptional regulator, giving the protein MKDRIKNFIEAKGISAGELAAVLDVQRSNISHILNGRNKPGASFIEKLLLEFPDLNARWLLTGEGDMFSGQVSVASTPQQKLPIVEETIKQQPLTEKPITKNVIPEENIERSMTAPDSKIDKMVIIYRDGTFNIYKQR; this is encoded by the coding sequence ATGAAAGACCGAATTAAAAATTTTATCGAAGCAAAAGGGATCTCAGCCGGTGAACTGGCTGCTGTTCTGGATGTGCAACGATCTAATATCTCACATATTCTTAATGGTAGAAATAAACCAGGTGCTTCATTCATTGAGAAGTTGCTACTGGAATTCCCTGATTTAAACGCTCGCTGGTTACTAACAGGTGAGGGAGATATGTTTAGTGGACAAGTATCAGTAGCTAGTACTCCGCAACAAAAGCTACCAATAGTTGAAGAAACTATAAAACAGCAGCCTTTAACTGAGAAACCAATAACGAAGAATGTTATTCCTGAGGAGAATATTGAAAGATCAATGACGGCGCCAGATAGTAAGATCGACAAAATGGTTATTATATACCGTGATGGTACATTTAATATATATAAACAACGCTAA
- a CDS encoding dihydroorotate dehydrogenase electron transfer subunit: protein MPKKFVKEFNVIENSALNATNFLIKVQSETELPEIKPGQFVNIEIREAEEIFLRRPFSVFEVDYEKNVISMIVKILGRGSRKLTEIKAGSKLSMVYPLGKTFTYPSADDKILLIGGGSGVAPMLFLAKESGLPVENVDILLGARSKEDHINVDNYKKYANLHYASEDGSLGEKGFVTQHSVFTNNLKSYSKIYACGPDGMMRAIAKEAKAANVFCEVSLENLMACGFGVCLCCIEPTNKGNQCVCTDGPVFNINDLKW from the coding sequence ATGCCAAAAAAGTTTGTCAAAGAATTCAACGTAATTGAAAATAGTGCGCTAAACGCTACAAACTTTCTTATCAAAGTACAATCGGAAACTGAACTTCCGGAGATAAAACCAGGACAATTTGTAAATATTGAAATTAGGGAAGCTGAAGAGATCTTTCTTCGCCGGCCTTTTTCAGTGTTTGAAGTAGATTACGAGAAGAATGTTATCTCGATGATCGTTAAAATACTTGGGCGGGGATCGCGTAAACTAACGGAAATTAAAGCTGGTAGTAAGCTCAGTATGGTTTATCCACTGGGAAAAACCTTTACGTATCCGTCTGCAGACGATAAGATCTTGTTAATTGGTGGTGGAAGTGGTGTTGCGCCAATGCTTTTCTTAGCAAAAGAATCAGGTTTACCGGTAGAGAATGTTGACATTTTACTGGGAGCACGATCAAAAGAAGATCACATAAATGTAGATAACTATAAAAAGTATGCGAATTTACATTATGCTTCTGAGGATGGTTCGTTGGGTGAAAAGGGATTTGTAACGCAGCATTCGGTATTCACCAATAACTTAAAATCCTACAGTAAAATATACGCTTGCGGTCCGGATGGAATGATGCGGGCCATTGCAAAAGAGGCAAAAGCAGCGAACGTATTTTGCGAAGTGTCGCTCGAAAATCTTATGGCCTGTGGATTTGGTGTTTGTTTGTGTTGTATAGAGCCCACAAACAAAGGAAACCAATGTGTTTGTACTGATGGTCCGGTGTTTAACATTAATGATTTAAAATGGTAG